The following proteins come from a genomic window of Candidatus Woesearchaeota archaeon:
- a CDS encoding nucleotidyltransferase domain-containing protein, translated as MDTYHIKWTNLQSEIFRLLCIKAGTSLNLRSIARHLKKSPTAVSNALKGLKKEELINVKKIENLNLLSIELNRDNSTAIELKRVENLKIIYESQIIKTLRDNFPGSTIILFGSYSKGEDINSNKTEEYHSDIDIAIIGTKEKNINLTKFDKLLERRVVLNFYPSFKEIHKHLKDNILNGIILSGSVDL; from the coding sequence ATGGACACATACCATATAAAATGGACAAACCTGCAATCTGAAATATTTAGATTATTATGTATAAAAGCAGGAACTAGCTTAAATTTAAGAAGTATAGCCAGACACTTAAAAAAATCTCCCACTGCAGTTTCAAATGCCTTAAAAGGATTAAAAAAAGAAGAACTAATAAATGTTAAAAAAATAGAAAATTTAAACCTACTCTCAATTGAATTAAATAGAGACAATTCAACAGCCATAGAATTAAAAAGAGTCGAAAACTTAAAGATAATTTATGAATCTCAAATAATAAAAACCTTAAGAGACAATTTTCCAGGGAGCACAATAATCCTCTTTGGAAGTTATTCTAAAGGAGAAGATATAAATTCTAATAAAACAGAAGAATACCATTCAGATATAGATATTGCAATAATAGGAACAAAAGAAAAGAATATAAACTTAACAAAATTTGATAAATTACTTGAAAGAAGAGTTGTCCTTAATTTTTACCCTTCTTTTAAAGAAATACATAAACATTTAAAGGATAATATTTTAAATGGAATAATCTTATCAGGAAGTGTAGATTTATGA
- a CDS encoding lysine--tRNA ligase: MPSKTIKEPKEEAENFHWTKAVIEKIKKEHGNKKSYVCASGISPSGYVHIGHFREILTSEFVAKALRKEGKQVRFIYSWDNYDRFRKVPLDIPKEFEKYIGLPISEVPDPWKCHKSFAEHFEKTAETDVKQAGIEVEFIDQSKMYKSCKYADDIKKALLNKAAIKKILNKYRKEPLENDWYPTTIYCEKCNKDNTKILDYDNNYTLSYECTCGYSGKINFKKVGNVKLLWRVDWPMRWHYEQVSFEPGGKDHSSPGSSYETGKQILPAIWGNIPPTYQVYEWIGIKGLGGKMSSSKGKLILPRDAMEIYEPEIIKWLFAGTRPNREFSIGFDLDVLKIYEDFDKCESIYYKETKLENKKEYEKQKDIYELSVINLEKKKPERPPFRHLVSLVQMYEGDLKKIEELYPKNKYALQRAKCALNWINNYAPDQVKFSVHKEVTKEILNKLTVLEKQSIQELSSYLEKNIKKIKEEELFNKFYEICTKYKINNQEFFKAVYLILIGKERGPRLAGFLLLLNERAIKLLKQVK, encoded by the coding sequence ATGCCCTCTAAAACTATTAAAGAACCAAAAGAAGAAGCTGAAAACTTCCATTGGACTAAAGCAGTAATTGAAAAAATAAAAAAAGAGCATGGAAACAAAAAATCTTATGTTTGTGCTTCTGGAATCTCACCTTCAGGTTATGTTCATATAGGACATTTTAGAGAAATATTAACTTCAGAATTTGTAGCTAAAGCCTTAAGAAAAGAAGGTAAACAAGTGAGATTTATTTATTCTTGGGATAATTATGATAGATTTAGAAAAGTTCCACTAGATATTCCAAAAGAATTTGAAAAATATATTGGATTGCCTATTTCAGAAGTTCCAGATCCATGGAAATGCCATAAATCATTTGCAGAACATTTTGAAAAGACTGCTGAAACAGATGTAAAGCAAGCAGGCATAGAAGTAGAATTTATAGATCAGAGTAAAATGTATAAAAGTTGTAAATATGCTGATGATATCAAAAAAGCTCTGCTAAATAAAGCAGCAATTAAAAAAATATTAAATAAATATAGAAAAGAACCACTAGAAAATGATTGGTATCCTACAACAATTTATTGTGAAAAATGCAATAAAGACAACACCAAAATTTTAGATTATGATAATAATTACACTTTAAGTTATGAATGTACTTGTGGCTATTCTGGAAAAATTAATTTCAAAAAAGTAGGTAATGTTAAACTTTTATGGAGAGTTGACTGGCCTATGCGTTGGCATTATGAACAAGTAAGTTTTGAACCGGGTGGAAAAGATCACTCTTCTCCTGGAAGTTCATATGAAACAGGAAAACAAATACTTCCTGCAATCTGGGGAAATATACCTCCAACTTATCAAGTATATGAATGGATAGGTATTAAAGGCTTGGGCGGTAAAATGTCTAGTTCAAAAGGTAAATTAATTCTTCCAAGAGATGCAATGGAAATTTACGAACCAGAAATTATAAAATGGTTATTCGCAGGAACTCGCCCAAATAGAGAATTCTCAATAGGCTTTGATTTAGATGTTTTAAAAATATATGAAGACTTTGATAAATGTGAATCAATTTATTACAAAGAAACAAAATTAGAAAATAAAAAAGAATATGAAAAACAAAAAGATATTTATGAACTATCTGTAATTAATCTAGAAAAGAAAAAACCAGAAAGACCACCATTTAGACATTTAGTTTCTCTAGTTCAAATGTACGAAGGGGATTTAAAGAAAATAGAAGAATTATATCCAAAAAACAAATATGCTTTACAAAGAGCAAAATGTGCTTTAAATTGGATTAATAATTATGCTCCAGATCAAGTTAAATTTAGTGTTCATAAAGAAGTAACTAAGGAAATACTAAACAAATTAACAGTTTTAGAAAAACAAAGTATTCAAGAACTTTCCAGCTATCTTGAAAAAAACATTAAAAAAATAAAAGAAGAAGAATTATTTAATAAATTCTATGAAATTTGTACAAAATATAAAATAAATAATCAAGAATTTTTCAAAGCAGTTTACTTGATCTTAATTGGAAAAGAACGTGGACCGAGACTAGCAGGTTTCTTGTTA